A segment of the Eptesicus fuscus isolate TK198812 chromosome 9, DD_ASM_mEF_20220401, whole genome shotgun sequence genome:
CTCTGGGCCAAGGGTATGGGGGTGGACGGTATGAACCTAATCCTCTCCCCTCCAAGAATAAAGTGCCAGCTTCCCCCAGCATCAGCTTCCCCCAGCGCCTTCAGACCCCCTAGGCTGCCGCGAACCTCTGCAAGTTGCCGTGGCCTGGGAGCCCGGAGGCCTAGAGGCGACGCCCCCAGCGGGCGCGATCCGTTACCTGACAGCTCTTCGCGGGCGTTCTGGTGCAGGTAGCTCTGCTCCAGCGAGTAGGAGGACATGCTGGAGTGCAAGCCTGCCGAGGCCGCGGGGTTGCTGCTGGGCGTCAGGGCGGCAGGCTGCTTGAGGTAAGGTGAGGCGCCGGGAGAGCCCCAATGCGCCCCTGGGCTCGTGTAGGGCGAGTGGCACTCGATGGCGCTCGCCAGGGCAGGGGACGAAggcacagggctgctgctgctgtccggGCCGtagtccccgccgccgccgccgcccccggccgTGCCTACACCCCCAGGCCCGGCGGGCACGGGGCAGCTGGCCATGTAGGTGGAGCCCGGGTTGGGTGACATGTGCGggacgtggtggtggtggtggtggtgcgggTGTGCGTGGCCGGGCGCACCCGCGCTAGCGTCGTAGCCCCCCGGCATCATGTCAAGGCCGCCGTAACCGCCTTGTCCGTGGCAGCCGAGCGGCGCTGACGGCGGTGCCTGGAAGTCGAAACTCTGGGGCAGCAGCGAGGCCCCGAAGCCCAAGCCGCTCACCACGCGGTGGTACATGGGCTTGAGCGCCTGGCACTTCCGCCTGAAGCCGCGCGGTCGGCGGCGGAACGAACCCTCCTCGAACATGAACTCGCTGGCGGGGTCGATGGTCCAGTAGTGGCCCTTGCCGGGCCGCCCCAGGCCCTTGGGCAGCTTGATGAAGCACTCGTTGAGCGAGAGGTTGTGGCGCACGGAGTTCTTCCAGCCCTGGTAGGCGCCGCGGAAGAAGGGGAAGCGCGCCTGCAGGAACTGGTAGATCTCGCTGAGCGTCAGGCGCTTGCTGGGCGAGCTCTGGATGGCCATGACGATGAGCGCGATGTACGAGTAGGGCGGCTTCTCCGGCCGCCGCAGCCCGGAGCTCGCCTTCTTGGGGACCCCGCTCCCGGCgcccacgccgccgccgccgccgccgccgcccgcgctctTGCAGGCAGCCGAGGAGGCGCTGGCGcggttggaggaggaggaagaggaggaggaagagcaggaggcggATGAGGACGACGACGACGAGGTGGTCTCCGAGGCGGCGGCTGCAGACGGCGGGCTCATCAAGGCGGCCTGGAGCGCGCCGGGGGCCGGGCTGCAGGCGCGGCGGAGCGGAGCcggcggcgggcgcggcgggggcggcggcggcccgcCCTCGGTGGTCATCTGGGACCCCGGAGAGAGGCCGGGCCGCGGGGGCGGGCCCGGGGCCGGGAGCGGAGGCGCCGGAGCGGAGTTGGCCCAGAAGTCCGGCGAGCGCCCTAGCCCGCCACCCGGGCTGTAGCCGTGACCGCTCCGAGCCAGCGCTTCGGTGTCCACTCCCTCAGCTCAGCTGGGGCTtctggcagcggcggcggcggcggcggcgggccggAGGCAACGCCCGGCGCATCACTCCCCCGAGCCTCGCGCCCCTGCCTTGCGCAAGGGCCAGCCGGGCTGCAGAGCCGAAGCGGCCGGGCGCCGGACGGCTGAGCCGGCGAGCAGGGACTGTGGCGGGGACCCGGGGGACGAACCCGATGCCTCCCTTCAGGAGCGCTCCTCGCTCTGTCTCTTAGACTTCCTCCCTCCCGCCGCTCCCCACggccgccctccctctctccttccctccctccctcccttcctccctccacccctacccCGCCCTGTCCCCTCCTCGCGCCGCCGCCTCGGGGAGGGCACGCTCCTCCTAGGCCCTCAAAcctcccccccgcgcccccccgccACTCCCAACCTGGCGGCAGGGTTCCTCTCTTATCTCCTTCCTCGCCCTACAGGGTCCCCCACGGTCTTTTAATTCCTCCCAgggcctctttccctctcccccacacacTTTCTTTAAAAGGAGGCGATCACAGACTATTCCCCCTTTTACTAGGatgacccccaccccaagcaaACCTGGATCACCTATGGTTTTAAGAAATATTCCTTTTGCCCCTTACAGCACCCCGGCCGCTTATCCCAGACACTAGCTGACTCCAGTGAATTGGACctacctctcctctccttcctcctcccccttctcctccttctccccaccctccctcccctttctccttactttcccccctcccgctcctcctcctcctcttcctcctcgctTGTCTCCGGCCGAGTGGTGCGGCCACTGGTGCCGCCGCGCGCCGCTGGGAGCCTTCTTAGCTGTCTTCTTCCGGTGCCCGCACTGACACCATCTATCAACTTCATTTAGACTTTGCAGCACTCAGCACGCCAGGGTGCCAGAAGCCCAAAGGTAACGTGCCAGTCCTCTCTCTTTCCGACGGGACCTGCAGGCTCCACAATTGTTAGTAGAGGACGGGGCGAGGAGCCCGGGAGCCCTATCGCCCCAGGGTTACGGCTTGGGGCAATCAGGAGCATTTGTTGAACTTTGAGAAGAAGGGTTTAGATACCGAAAACTTTAGAGAAGCTGGAAGTCTGGTCGAATAGGACTCATTTTGCATTTGTTTGCACTTCCTTTGTGTTTTTCACTTGatgctttgtaaaaaaaaaaaatgcaaaaagaaggCTGGTGCTGAGTGGGATGAGTGAGATAGCTGTATTTATATTCCGTCCAGAATGGGGTGTGTTACTGCAACTAGATTTACATCCTCAGTCTCAAGTTGTCCACCAACAAAATTATGGGGAAGGTATGTTTTCTGGGAGAATACACCACCACAGTGTGGCTAATTCCTCTCTGAGTAAGTGTCTGCCTGGGAGAGAAGTTGTGCCCTCGGAGGAATTACTTCCAGTGAGACTGGACAGTTAGTTATGGGATTGCACGTGCAAGGAAATGTAGTCTGACCAGGAACAGGGGCTGGACATGGGAGGTGGAGAGCAGTGGGCCTGGGAGCTGGCCGGCCACACAAGGGTTGATGGGGGAGGCCGAGAGGGGAGGTACTGCAGAGGACCActtgggaggcagggctgggcacacctctgcctCCACTCTGAAAGGACCAAGGTGCAAGCCTGAGTGCTGGGAAACCTGGGGAAATGTTAGGTCAGGAGAAGGGGGGGTTGTGTTGAGATCCTGTGACTGGTGGGCAGCAAAGAGCCTTGGGTGGAACAGAACCAAACCAGGCCTCTTGGGGCTGGCGTTAGCTATCTGTGCCCCTAGAGTGCCTGGGGGCCTGCTCCTGGCTGAGAGTACCAGTGGGGCTGTAGAAAAGAAGAgtgggaagggtgggagggggaggctgggggttAGGCTGGGTCTGGCCCCAGACAGTGACCTGAAGTTGAGTGGAAGCAGGCTTTTTCCATCAAACCCTGCCTGGATACCACACACAGAGACTGAGTGTCAGTTTACTGCCTTGAGCCCGGCTCCTTTTCCCTAAGCTCCACAGTAATTAGACAAAGAAAACCTAAATTAGTTGAACAGGCGTCGACAGCTTCCTCCAGAGTACCCCTGGTACCTACATGGGAATGTGTCCGAAAATGGCTTGATTGTAGCCCAGAGTCAGCTAAGAAAACATGGCCAAAATGAACTCAGTTTACCGCCCATTTCcaatagaaaaaagaaacaagtcgTTCTTTTCCGGATGGGATGTTTTGATTGAATCGGGGTAGGGGTTTGCAGTAGTTTCCACTTCTAAGAATTTCTGAGTGACTGGAGAGCagtttttatgtgtgtttgttttgtttatttttttagggatGGGTCcctatttattttatagctttttcctcttatcttctttttgtcattttgcatggaataatttaaatataagtaaTTAAATATAGAAGTAAATATAGTATGTTCACTAAATCAATGCTTTAAgtgtctgaaaaataaataaaatagaaagtggAGTCAGGACTTATAATATTAAAGGagcacatctctctctctctctctctctctctctctctctctctctctctctctctctctctctctctctctctctctctgtgtgtgtgtgtgtgtgtgtatgtgtattgggAAGAGAATTGGCCAGAAGCCTAGAAAGAAAGAAGGCAATTATTTCATTTGTAGATGGGGTGGTGGGCAATGGATTTGGGGGAAAATTCAGCAAGTGAATATCACTGTCACTAGACCCTCTCTGATTTTCTGTACTTGGAGGATTCTATGTACTTTGGCTATTAGGCCCTAAAAGGTTTTAAGACCCAGAGACTGAAGAATAAATAACACCAAACCTAAAATCCAGTCAGGGCTTGGAATAACCTTTAATACCAGTAGTTCCTAGTTTGGGGGTCATGAGTCTTTTTGAAAACATGATGGAAGCTTTGGAGCCTACTCTCAGAATACTCCCATTTTGCCAGTGGTATTAAGGGGTCCACAgatactctttaaaaacaaacaaacaaacaaacaaacacctgctCTACACATTGTTAGTTTCTGCCAATTCAGCTGGGTAAATTATCAGGGATTTTTGAAGGCTCCCTTCCTCATTCAAGTGACAGTGGTATCCATTTCACTAAACTTGCAAGAAATGCCACTTACAGTTTGCTGAATATTACAGGATGCTAGACAAGTTCTGGAAGGGCAATGGACTGCAGAGCAGTGAGAGCCCCAGCCAGGAGCAGGTCAGCTGACTTAGAGCCTTTCTCTTTCTAGGGGTCTCAAGATTGCCCTGCACTCCAAAAAGATAAAAAGGTTGATAATCTTCTAAGCAGGAAAGGGCTCTTTGCCAAAACTCTCTTGGAGATCCTATTTCTGCCTATGGAAACTGTGCCCCTGGCAGAGACCCCCACATCTACAAAGACTACATCCCTGCATTTGTTCCTTATAAACTTCACAGGTACATGCTTTTCTACTCACATCATGGCACTGGCACGTGATCCTCATCCCGCCTTTAgaagtaaggaaactgaggcttagaaagacCAGCTGATTCACTGAAAGTCACACCTGAGCAAGTGACAAACGAATCTGTGAATCTGTAGCGCAGGCCCAGTTGTCCACTCCCATTCTGCTTCCACTACATCCCAGGAAAACCTCTCTGAACTTTGTTTTAATTACTGATTTATATAATCCTCCTGGGTAAGAATGCGTGTGGTAACAAATTATGTCAAATTCTTTATCCCTGGCAAGAATATCTGAATTTCTGTTTAGCAGATGGTTTAAAGGAAAGTCCTGTTTGTCTCTGGAACAAAGACATAGCATCCTTGCTTAGAATGCTTCCCTCTCTgagtcccttcttttttaaaaaagatttttattgatttttagagagagaggaaggaagagggagagatagaaacatcaatgatgagagagaataattggttggctgcctcctgcacaccccctactggagatccagccagaaaccgggcgtatgcccttgactggaattgaaccctggacccttcattccacaggccaatgctctatccactgagccaaaccagctagggctctgagTCCCTTCTTATGGTCGTGAGATCTTCCCAACTGACCCTCACTGCTTTACAAACAAAaaccttgatttctttttcttatggaAGGAAAGGTATGGGTCCTTGAAATGAGTATAGATCAGCCCCAGGCGCTCCTTGGTTACCCAGAGATACACAGTCTCAATGCAGCCGGTCCCCTCTCCGAACCCGGTGCTCTGCCTCCCCTTTGGCGACTGTCCCTGACTGGACTGGCGGTTCCTTACCAGCTCCAAACCCCAAAGGCCCACCTCTGCTCATGCGCAGGGGAGAGTAAACTTCGGGATGCTTGGTTTTCTCCGATTTTGTTTTGCAATCAGCATTTTATTCTAGGAAATCTCTTCATTATTGCGGttgaaattttgtgtttttagCATACTTCCCGTGCTTCGTGGGTTTTACATGAAAGGGCTTAGACTAAACTAGTAACCCACCGGAGACGCGTCTGCACCAACGCTGTTTACTGCATCTGTGAACTCGCCTCCATTGGGCACTTCTTCTtgcccctccctttcttccaccaGACAGTTCAGTTTGAAACCACTCTGTTCACCCTGTGTTTTGATACAAAGTTAACGTATGTAGAGGATTCCTAACTCCCGGGAGGACTTTCTACTTGGGGAATGTGGGGATTCAGTGCTGAGGTCTAGGAGGTGTCAACTGTTTGAAGAAACCACGGAGGACCACGAGCTTGCGGGCCACAGGGTCCACTCTGGAAACTTGACTGTAGAAAATCCGTCCAGGAGGCCAGGAAGAGACGCCTAGACTGGAGTCGGAGAGAACTTGGCGAGGAGGGGCAACTGTGAATTCTGTATCCTTCTCAGCGTCTGTTCTGCTTCCTCTGTCCAGAAACCCCCAGACCTCCGGGTTTGAAAATCAGCCACCCAATTCCAAATGTTTATTTGGATAGATTCTTCCGCTCTCCAAACGCCTGCGTCCCggtcagggctcttttttttGTAGCTGGAGAGGTCCACGGAATGCCCCAGATCTCCTGGGTCTGGAGTGGGCGTGACTTGATCACCCACTTGGTCAGGTCTGAGGTGtttggaaagggagaaaaaagaagtcCATTTTACCAGAGCTCCTCTTCCATCTCAGCACTTACCAGATTTCCTTCCCCTGGGTAGGGAGAGACAGCTTTGGAGTGCTCAGCAGACAGTCCACCCAGGGAGTGAGTGAGGAGGTACCAGACCAGGCACCTGCCTTGGGCACCACCCACAGCCTGCAGCATTTCTTTGTGGGGAGCCATGGACATCCAGAGGAGGGTTTCCATGGCAGGACTGGTCATTCCTCCTAAAAGGCAACTGTATGCCTTCGAGAAGGAGAGAAATGACATCGTGCTGGAATAGACACAGTTTGTGCGGCTCCTGTGGGGGTAGGAATGAGTGGGCTCCCACTcgcgaaagaaaaggagggaagccTGTACCACATAGTCTCAGTCTCGGGAGCAATAAAGTCAGAAGCAAGTGTGGGTGCCGGTGCCTCTCAGCACGTTAATTTTAGGTCCACTTGTGCTGTTGGGAGGAAAATCACCCCTGATGAGACTGAAACCCGTGGAGGCAGGCCGCATCCTGAGCTCAGCATCCCTTCCCCTGGGCCCACCAGGATGGCCACAGAGCCCGCGGCCCCACGCCCGGGGAGGCCTCGTGcctaccgcttctgcctgcctccccaGGCTGGGAGGAATGTGGCTGGGCCTAGCCCGAACGCCAGGCCGGGCTGGCAAAGGGGCTGGGCCCAACCCCGGACGGTTCGCGGGACCAGGAGGGGTGAGCCCGGAGGGTGCGGAATGCACCCGCTAAACGCGTCCGCAAGTCCCAAGGCCGCGCCTGAGGAGAGGCCTGCGCACGTAGGGTTCACGGGCAGGGAGGCTCCCCGGAGGTCCCAACCCAGCTAGAGTCGGGTTTTCTTCTGGTGTCTGGCCGAACTCCTCTTACCCGCGGCCCCTCccgcaaataaataaatatctcccAGGGCAGCGAACTCCGCGGGACGCCGGGCCCTGCGTGCCGCGTCCCGACAGAAGAACTTCCTGGAGCGTCAAAACTCCCCTCTCGACCTCCCCGCTGGGCTCAGGATACGGAGAGCGCGCTCGCTTCTCTTCAGAAAAGGAAACGTAGCTCTTCCAAAAATACAAATCAGCTCTGACGTCCAAATCTGTCTTTTGTCCTCTAGCATCCTCTGTGGGGATAAATAAAACCGGCCAGGCGCCCGGAGCCCGCCTGGGGACCTGGGGGCGTCCAGACTGGTCCTCGGGAGGCGCTGCCTTTGCGAAGCCTTCCCGCAGACCCAGCCCCCAACattcccccacccgcccccattCTCAGCCGGCAGTCAGTCCTATTCCTGGAGGCGGCCTGACCCCTGTCGCGGAAGGGAGAAAGGCAGCTCCTTGGTGCAACCCCGGAGTCTTAGAAGGCGAAAGGCCCGCGAGGCCGGTGAGGGGAAGGGCTTACGCGGCGCGGGGGGTGCTAGGTCAGAAGAGGAGGCCAGGAAAGAGGGGGCACCGCGGCTCTGTGGGCAGGCGAGGCCGCGGGTCCTGGGTGGGGCCTCAAAGCTGGCTCTCCAGGTGGGCCTTACCCTCGAGGTTTCGAGTCCTACCTGGCTACCACCGGGTTCCACATCGGGGGTCGCAACCCCAGGGCAGCCTCTCCTTGGAGACGCCCAGAGGAAACCATGTTTGGGGCTGAGAGAGCCCCGAGTGGGTCATCTCTGGAAGCTGGTGCTCCAcgagaaggaagaggctgggcAGAGTCAGAGGCTGTGTCCCTGGCTTGATTACAAGGGCTCTGAACCCATCAGACCGTCTGGAAGGCTTGAGCCAGGCCATCCTTCTGcgtcctccccccacctccctcctccagtTTGGGAGAGGTGGACAGGGTTTTGGTCGGGGCTTCGAAAAGAAATCTATACCACGGGAAACCACATGCAGTGAGGGTGgctgaggagctggaggaagaaTCTAAAAGGGTGGGAGTAGAATGCAACGTGGAGTCAGGCCTGACATTGCCTCTGGCACCTCCACTTTCTTTCTGCGGACACCCTGGTGTTGAGAACCCACCAGCCTATCTGCTgttccccatcccccccctcccaagTAAACCACTGCGCGTCACCCACGCGAGGCTGCCTGACAGGCTTCCGCAGCGGAGGGGTCCAGGCGAGGCGAAGTCTCCACCTGTGGCAGCTCTGCCCTCCGctcatccccgccccctcccccacctcccgcccctgctCACAAAGGTTCTTTTCCAGTCCTGGGGCCTCGGGGCTGCGAGGAGGgggctgtcctctctctctctctctctctctctctctctctctctctctctctctctctccccccctcagGGGGGTCTTATTGATGAGCTGCCTCAAAAACCACCGCCCAAAATGTCCCAGAAGGGTTTAGACAATCCATCACCCACCACTTCAAGAATGCTTCCTCCCTTTCAAACACAATCCTCGCACACCAGACGGGCTGCGGCGGGGAGGGGCGCGCACTTGAAAAGAGAACAGCTATATAATCAACGTCAAAGCCATCCCGCAACCTTTCGGAAACAGGGACTCGGGCCAGAAACCCCTCCAAGTGATTTACACAGCCCTCCTCGCCCTCTCCCCGGCTCTCCTGCTTAGACTCTCCCGGTGCCTGCTATCACGCAGCCGGCAAGGCCACGCACGTCCCCCGCTCGGCCTTGAACCTTAGCACCAAACGCTTCTCCGTGGGGGTAGTTTGCAGTTGAGAGAAAGCACTTGTCATCTTGGGGttccagggagaaggagagtCTCGGCTTGGCCAACATGCTTTTGGGGCCTTAGTCATGGTGTCTTTATTGGTGGAAAGCGGTGAATTGCGAGGGCCGGGCCTGTTTTTTTGCGGTTGTCAAATGGGCATTACCTCCCCTCCCTATGAGAATCCTCCGATTCTTCTGTGTAGCCGCTGTGCCTCCGCTTTCCCTTAGGCACTTCCCCGAAGAAGCTAGAGTTCTTCTCGCTTCCGCTGGGTGGCGCCAGGCTCTCGGGAATCGCGCTCCGCGAGGCTGACTCTGGTGGATCCCCTCAACTCCCCTTCACCTGCCTGAGGCTCTCCGCGCGcctggcccagggctggcctTGAGCCGGCCGGTGTTTGGTCCTCAGGTGAACAGATTCCTTTACATATTGCTTGCCGTGTACCCGGTTGGCCACCTTAAGACATATCCTGCTTTTTCTACGCCTCCACCCCGttaaaatataaagtagaaaattaGCCACATACTTGTACCCAGCTATTGAAATGAGCTCTATCCGTTGCACACACGCGTAGGAATGTTTGAAATTCTTCAAACTTGCTGAAGAAATTCAGGATTCAGTTCAGTTATTTTGGTTCCTGGAGCTGTCCTGAGATCTAGTAGAAAACAGACCAGAGCCTCGGGAGAAGCCCGTTCCATGGCTTCCAGAGCGAGGAACTGGGGAAAGCGTTTCCCTTCCGGACCTCAGCGGTCTCATCTGGAAGTGGCTCCAAAACTGCTCTTGCCTTCTGGGTCTACAGTGACAGGAAGACAACGTTTTGCCCCCTAAACTTGTCCTTTTTAAAGTCTGCAAGATGAAAAGGAACGTTGGGGGCTCTTTTGGGATGCCCATAAAAGTGGGGGAGGGATGACAGGCCAGGTGGAGGTAGGCTTGGCAATCAAGAAAGCCAGCGGCACTAGATTTGAAACTCCAGACCAAGATTCACCCACCGTCAGATCATCCTCTGCAACAGAAGCAACTGAACTTTCTCTTTCAGGGCGCAAGAAGGCATCCTTCATAGTAACTGacttttatgaaaaagaaaaacttctaaaaattaactttattgagCTATACtttacatacaataaaacacACCCATTTTAAGTGAAGatgttgagtttttattttaaaaatatgtattatgaaAAGTTTCTTAGTACACATAAGTGGACAGGGTATACAATAAGGCCTCCCTCATAGACCCATCACTAGATTTAACAATTATCAAGGATGTGCCATActtgcttcatttatctcttttctattttcatttcttgcTGAAATATTTTAGGGCAAATTCAGACATCGTGCTCTACAAGTAGACCTTATTACTTTTCCCCATGCCCTCCAGTTCTAGCTCTCCGTACCTACAATTACATTTGGCACAGACAAGCACATTTCCTTGGGGAAGTTTGAAATTGTTCTGGATGTGTGTTTTACAAACAGAACTGTCCATCCTGCTGCTTCCTTCCCCCAAGTGACTTCCAGCCCCGGTTCTTGGCTTTTTCCAGGCTTTGTCCCTTCCCCATCCTCACCAGGGCTAAGGCTGTGAAAAGGGGTGCCCCTCTGTTCAGCCCCCAGGGTTGATGCCATACTGCCTCCATACATCCATACCAGATCATACATATGACATTAATTTTAT
Coding sequences within it:
- the FOXF2 gene encoding forkhead box protein F2, whose translation is MTTEGGPPPPPPRPPPAPLRRACSPAPGALQAALMSPPSAAAASETTSSSSSSSASCSSSSSSSSSNRASASSAACKSAGGGGGGGGVGAGSGVPKKASSGLRRPEKPPYSYIALIVMAIQSSPSKRLTLSEIYQFLQARFPFFRGAYQGWKNSVRHNLSLNECFIKLPKGLGRPGKGHYWTIDPASEFMFEEGSFRRRPRGFRRKCQALKPMYHRVVSGLGFGASLLPQSFDFQAPPSAPLGCHGQGGYGGLDMMPGGYDASAGAPGHAHPHHHHHHHVPHMSPNPGSTYMASCPVPAGPGGVGTAGGGGGGGDYGPDSSSSPVPSSPALASAIECHSPYTSPGAHWGSPGASPYLKQPAALTPSSNPAASAGLHSSMSSYSLEQSYLHQNAREELSVGLPRYQHHSTPVCDRKDFVLNFNGISSFHPSASGPYYHHHHHQSVCQDIKPCVM